In one window of Streptomyces sp. FXJ1.172 DNA:
- a CDS encoding nitroreductase family protein: MQRDPEPPAGLHPLLAGRFSPYRFDPSAAVDDHSLGLLLEAARWAPSAGNSQPWGFFTSRPGEPKHELVVRHLAPSSARWATDAGLLVVTLTRRHVGDTQLLYSEFADYDLGQAIAHMTVQAQAMGLAAHQFRAFDLEGLTKELCPNPGWAIISMIALGKAAGEPPQTRDRRTVADLLSAPWAPSE; the protein is encoded by the coding sequence ATGCAACGTGATCCCGAACCGCCCGCCGGCCTTCATCCTCTGCTGGCGGGCCGGTTCAGCCCCTACCGGTTCGACCCGTCGGCCGCCGTCGACGACCACTCACTGGGCTTGCTGCTGGAAGCAGCGCGGTGGGCACCGTCCGCCGGAAACTCCCAGCCATGGGGCTTCTTCACGAGCCGGCCCGGTGAGCCGAAGCACGAACTGGTGGTGCGCCACCTCGCGCCCAGCTCGGCCCGGTGGGCGACGGACGCAGGTCTCCTCGTCGTGACGCTGACGCGACGCCACGTCGGCGACACGCAGCTGCTCTACTCCGAGTTCGCGGACTATGACCTCGGTCAGGCCATCGCCCACATGACCGTCCAGGCTCAGGCGATGGGGCTGGCCGCCCACCAGTTCCGCGCGTTCGACCTGGAGGGCCTCACCAAAGAGCTGTGCCCGAACCCGGGATGGGCGATCATCTCCATGATCGCGCTGGGAAAGGCGGCCGGAGAACCGCCGCAGACCCGCGACCGGCGCACCGTCGCCGATCTGCTGTCCGCCCCGTGGGCGCCGTCGGAGTAG